In a genomic window of Quercus lobata isolate SW786 chromosome 4, ValleyOak3.0 Primary Assembly, whole genome shotgun sequence:
- the LOC115988023 gene encoding heterogeneous nuclear ribonucleoprotein A2 homolog 1-like, protein MGSRRNDNPHYGDGASPGKIFIGGLAKDTTYETFVSYFEKYGKITDSVIMKDRHTHRPRGFGFITYEDPSVVDQMIQETHVINGKQVEIKRTIPKGSGSAQANDIKTKKIFVGGIPTTVSEDEFKSFFSKYGKVVEHEIICDHVTKRSRGFGFIIFDSEKVVDNILSNGNMIDMEGTQVEIKKAEPKKASNPAHVPPAFGRDSRARSYNEDFGGFGDSYSSFGSGGYGPTSYRSLGGFGGRLGNYGGYGGGNDFGGGYGDFGGAGFGAYQGESSFGYSSRYDSYMGGLGGGYGGSGLSGYGRGSGGYGSYGGSGSPGASYGGPGGLYGSRAGYGGSSRYHPYAR, encoded by the exons ATGGGTTCCAGGAGGAACGACAACCCACACTATGGCGATGGTGCCAGTCCTGG TAAAATCTTCATTGGAGGCTTAGCCAAGGACACCACCTACG AAACCTTTGTGAGTTACTTTGAGAAGTATGGAAAGATAACAGATTCTGTTATCATGAAAGACCGGCATACACATCGACCAAGGGGATTCGGTTTCATAACCTATGAGGATCCTTCTGTTGTTGACCAGATGATCCAAGAGACCCATGTCATCAATGGCAAGCAG GTTGAGATCAAAAGAACCATTCCTAAAGGTTCTGGTTCTGCACAAGCTAATGatatcaaaacaaagaaaatttttgttggtgGGATTCCAACTACAGTCAGTGAAG ATGAGTTCAAGAGTTTCTTCTCAAAGTATGGAAAGGTGGTGGAACATGAGATTATATGCGATCATGTGACTAAACGCTCTCGTGGATTTGGATTTATTATATTTGACAGTGAAAAAGTTGTTGATAATATTCTGTCAAACGGCAATATGATTGATATGGAAGGTACACAG GTTGAGATCAAGAAGGCTGAACCAAAGAAAGCCTCAAACCCAGCACATGTTCCTCCTGCATTTGGTAGAGACTCTAGGGCACGTTCATACAATGAAGATTTTGGTGGATTTGGCGACTCTTATAGTAGCTTTGGAAGTGGTGGTTATGGCCCTACTTCTTATAGATCACTTGGCGGTTTTGGTGGTAGGCTTGGCAATTATGGAGGGTATGGTGGTGGTAATGATTTTGGTGGTGGTTATGGAGATTTTGGTGGTGCTGGTTTCGGTGCTTATCAGGGAGAGTCATCATTTGGCTATTCTAGTCGCTATGATTCCTATATGGGAGGCCTTGGTGGGGGATATGGTGGGAGTGGATTAAGTGGATATGGACGTGGAAGTGGGGGCTATGGAAGTTATGGTGGTTCAGGCTCCCCTGGTGCTAGTTATGGGGGGCCAGGAGGATTGTATGGTAGTAGGGCAGGTTATGGTGGCAGTAGTCGTTACCATCCCTATGCACGGTAG